TATGAACCGCCCGGTGATCGCCATCGCACCGATCGTCTCCGCGAACTTCCGCGCCGGGTACTGCCCGTACTGGCGGGACGTGACCACGAGGATCCGCGGAGGCTCGAACTGGGAGAGGAACTTCGCAGCCGTCTTTATTCGATGATCCGTCTCGCGTATATCCAGGATATAGAGTCCATCCCCGCGAACGCGGTAGATGAACTTCTTCATGTCCTTGCTCTTCTGCTGGGTGCCGATGTGCACGCCCGCAGCCAGGTACTCCTCGACCGGGACAAGGGGCTCAGTCAATTCTATCTCGATCTCATTTCCATTCATCGCATCAGCTCCTCAATCCGTATTAATTCGTTCAGTTTTGCAATCCTCTCCCCTCCGACAACCCCGGTCTTGATGAATATGCAGTTGAACGCGGTCGCCAGGTGGGCGATGGTGTCGTCTGTCGTCTCGCCGGAACGGTGGCTCATCACGGTCTCCATGCCGTGCGTCTGCGCCAGGCGCACGGCTTCGAACGTGTCGGACAGCGTCCCCACCTGATTGGGCTTGATGAGAACGCAGTCTCCTGCCCCGTGCTCGATGCCGGTGGTGATCCGCTCCACATTTGTGACGAAGAGGTCGTCGCCGCAGATCAGGCACTGCTCGTTCACCTGCGCGGTCAGATCCGCGAACCCCTCGAAGTCGTCTTCGTGAAGGGGGTCTTCGACGTAGATGAGGTTGTAGCGGTCCACCAGA
This portion of the Methanomicrobiales archaeon genome encodes:
- the rpsB gene encoding 30S ribosomal protein S2, with translation MNGNEIEIELTEPLVPVEEYLAAGVHIGTQQKSKDMKKFIYRVRGDGLYILDIRETDHRIKTAAKFLSQFEPPRILVVTSRQYGQYPARKFAETIGAMAITGRFIPGTLTNQNLPHYTEPDVLVVTDPISDAQAVTEALQIGIPVVALCDTNNMTANIDLVIPTNNKGRKALSMVYYLLTKEMLHLRGVSTSLTLEDFETEM